ataaagatttaatttatattttcagtcacatagaaataacaaacaacagCTCTTTTGGGTGCTACACGTCCTTCAGTCAATCCATTCTCTCAGTTTTCATCATTAGTCTTTGTCCTTTATTCACAGCTTTCCTCATTGTAAAAAAGAACATCTGTATGTTTTGGAATTTTACAGAGATAAAACAAGCCATTGtatatgacctttgacctttggttTGTCTTTTACATGAGGTAAAATATGACATGAGTTCCTCACAATACAACAGAGAATGTGAGAATGTGAAAGATAAAGTCATGAAAAATACAACTAAGTATGGCATGAAATGTTTCTATATTAGGGTGAGAAAAGGGATtactaaattaaatattttaaaagagccaacttatttaaatttttttaaagtttgtttttacatttaatgatTTGAGGGTTTTTAGAAAGATGGAAAATGAACCGCTCTTTCAACGTGTGTGATTGACAGTTTTAATGATCAATGAGATCGACAGATGAatgtatgtttatgtttcaattaaaatatgattttgcCTGGAATCTTATTAATACTGTGTCGTATGCAGCTCAGTGTTTTAATCATTTCTTTACCTGTCACTTCCCTGGTCTGAACTGCAGTTGTAAATTAACCTGCTGGAGGAAACTGGCACATCTGCAGAACTGTTGATTAAATGTTCTTTGTGCTCAGGAGTGAAGGAAATGAAATGAGTGGCGAGAGCAAATCACTTCTTCCACCACGCTCTGTGTCACGGTCTAATTCTATCTCAGCTGTCTGATGAGGTAAAGCTCCACTCCAGCTGGAAAACAGCAGCTCTTCTTTGTGGAGAAGGAATTGTATTCTACGCCGGCCGCTGATAAGAGTCTTATCTGAGGAACTGAATAAGTCTGTCACATCCAGGCAGCCGAGCTTTTGCAACAGAAACTTTTCTTACATCAGTCTTTCTGGTGGCGAATCGTCATGCGTGAGTCTGACCTTGATCCCAGACCTGGGCCACACGTCTCTCCTGGGCAGACAGGGGAGAACGAGGGCCAGCGTTTAGCTGTAATTAGCCCTAATTATTAACTGGAACTAGACTGAGACCTGTGAGACTCCATGATATCTGTGTCTGTCTTAAACGGCTCATTCAAGGCAGCAGATAACCACAACAACCAGGCCTgttcagctccagcagcagcagcagcctgaatGTTTAATTAAATAGTGTGAACTGGTTAGACCCAGACATTAGATTATTTGCAGCAGAAACCCTGAGATAAAATTCCAGCCCAAAACAGCCAAAGTGAATGACTGTGTTCCAGACAGGAGCTGCTTCTTGATTCAATTTCTTTTGATTCTTTTTATGCAAACTGTCTCTGCGGACCACAAAGAGCCGACGTATGTGCCTCTCCCTCCGTagacacgctctctctctctctcttctgctcgTCTGAGACCTGATACAAATTCAAAAGGATCTGCTGCTTTGAAGATAAGCCCCGTAGTTCTGCCATAAACAATGATTGTGCTGTTTCTTTCCTGTGGCGTGATTTATTTAAAGTATTATGCTGTAAGGATTTGGGCTTGTTTTCCTGGCAGGGACGTCTGTGTATGTATCCACCTCTTGTGTAGTTTATTAGATACTTGAGAATCAGGAAAACGTTCAGGGAACCTCCAGCAAAGTCATCAAAGCGTGACCTTTGACACGGCGGCAGAACATTATGAAATTTGGCAAACGCTCCAAgaaatttactttttaaatacagttttggATGAAgaacttatttattttaaactcattATATTTAGCTCACAAGCTTATTCCTGTCACGTCTCCTTAAATTTGTGCTAAACATGGGGACTTTGTAAAGAAACACAATGCTCGTGGTctagcagagacacacacacacacacacacacacacacaaacatatgcttcctttgataaaatgtttttataccaGCACAAATTCTATGGCAGCGTTGCTTAAGACAATATCAGCGTAAAATACCAAGTTATTTATAGCGGGTGTGCCATTTGGActtcacaaaataaacacagccaTAATGGAGAGTTCAGATACAggcggctgggggggggggggggggggggcataatcCAGGcaaaagacacacaccaacatattCTGATGCAGGGAAGGTGTAAATCCAAGTGTTGAGTGTTATATTGCAAAAAAAATCTCAATGAGATTCAGTATTTCACCAGCCTGGCTctgatttaatatatttatactcAGTGATCGTGTGAATATTGTGAGTATCATGAACACCACATTAGGAATAAGTGTTTCTTCTGTGTGATATCATTCAATATCAAAGCAGCAACATTTCCTCATGTCAATTTATGTCTCCTAACGCATAACCGGGTGAagtttgtatatatgtgtttgcCTGTGATTGTGTTccgagaggagggggagagggatcTTTTGAACGTCCACACCAGGATACAGCTGCCTATGACTAATTTCAAACTCCCCTTCTCGGGCCTAGGCAACTCATTTCGCAAGTAACACACATCACCAggcatctgtttcctgttttcattctttGAGTTATCTTATTTTCCTTATTTCCCCCTCACCTGTTACAGTTCACGTTCCTTCCATCATGCAGCACGGGCCCCGGGTCAAGCTACGACACAGGGTTGTCAGATGTCGGCCACTCAAAATAATGCTTGTGAATGTTGGATCAAACATTTTGTAGATATATTTTCCAAGATCCTAAAAATTAAATCCAGTCAAAAATCTAATATATtgggaaatgtagttttcaAGATAAAGTTTAATGACAACACTTTAAACACAGAATTCAgattttctatgttttttaattgaatatgGAAACAAATCTTATACttcacatgttttttaatatgCAAAACTCAGATTTTAATGTACAAATTTGACCCTCACACCTATGAACTGTAATATTTAAGCAGTTTCTCATCAGTGGGTTTCAGTATCTTCTTCTCCGTCATGTTAACGACCCAGCCGGGAGCGAGGCCAAAGAAGATCTGTCGTACATCCTTCCTCATGGAGAGCATGTGATACAGTTCATCCTTTGAAATGTCTGGCAAAATATATCCATACTTCTGGGCCAGGGCTAACCGGGCCTGGTGGATCTTCTCCGGGTCCGCCATGTAACCACGGTTCTCAGCATTCATGTAGTACGGGACCATTTCCTGTCCCGGCAACATTCGCTTTGGAATAGGCTGCCCACGCAAGAAGAACGGCACCGGCTTGATGAGGATGCCTGTAAAAGGGAAAATATATGTCAAGCGTCTGTTTTAAAAATGCAACAAGATGAGTGAGTTCACAAGACGGATCCTTCATTAATTACCGAGACTAATAGGGTCGTAGAAACTGGTCGTGATGACGCCTCCATTCCTCTCGATGGCAGCGATGGCTCCTTCAGAAGCTCTCTGAACCTCAATGTGGATTTTTGCAGCAAACTTACTGGCACCCtagaacacaacaaacacatgtaaGGTGAACTTGCATGGTAAAAAAAGACAGGGGTCAACAACCACATCTTGATCTGTGTCCGTCACAGGGACAATGCTGTTGTGTGGCGCCACCTTCTGGCCCAAGATGATTAGAAGAGCCTGAAGTTACCTGTTCtatctgtgtttcttttgtctAAACCAAAAAGCACTTTAACAGCTTTGAGAGATTAGAGTAAAGGTTTTAAGATGTTTTGATACTTTGCTCCAATCATGCAGCCTTTACCTCATCAACAAGCTGGACTCCATAGTCCCTCTTCAGAGGCTGTATCGTCACGCCTCGGCCGTTGACCAGCTGTGTCAGGTCTATGGGCTGGGTCGTGTCCACTCGTCCCAAATCAATCAGGTACTGCAGACGTCTCAGAGACAGAGGCTGGTACTGAGGACGGCgactgaagaagaagacaaacgCGTTGTAATTAGATGAGCTGAGTTTCTACTGTAGGAACTAATTTGTAAAACCTATCAGGAATATATGGTAAATATAAGTGATTCAAAAGAACTTtattgaaagaaagaaacaaaacaacatcttCTCTTATATACGTCCATTGATGCAGCACTGAATGTTGTCTTGTTTATTTGCAGTCAGTAAACTCGAATTAGAGTAATAACAAAACTCAAGTTAgaaataaaaagttattattattaatgtgaaTTAGTTATATGGTATATACTTAacctttcctctttctgtctaaCCCGTTGATTCATTTGGGGgaatattactttttatttctgctcCACAAACACAGGTTTGTTGTGCACTTGTCATGTTGTCACTGATGGATGCATCATGACAGTTACCAAGAGTTCACTtttaatgtgcatttgtttaCCTGGTAATAACATTGAACCCAATCAGACGTCACTGGTAGAGGTGTGGCAGCcggtgtgtttacctgtgtccTTCATTGAAGCCATATTTGGGGATCACCAGGTAGAAGGGGGTCTGTCCCCCCTCGAAGCCCAGCCGGGGCCGGTTCCCTCTCTGCCGCTCTCCCTTGTGTCCTCTGCCGCTCCTGTTGCCTCCATGCTGTCCTCTGCCCCTGCGTCTGTCCTGCAGCACACAACACGAACGGGTTGTTTATAACCATTCACTGGGGGACACATGCTAACAGGCGATGCTAGCAGTAGCTTGCATGCTAAAGACAATCAAAACACAGGTGGGAACGTAGAAGCTTTACCTCCTTTTTGGATCCGGGCTCAGGCCGCAGGTTCGCCAGACTGATCCGCGGTAAGGTTTGTAAAACACCTAAAGCTTTGGCTCCGGGTAGTTTAGGGACAGACATGTCTGTGCTGCTCACATGTCAGTGATGCTAAGGCAAGGACACCGGGGTCACGTGACAGAGGGGAGCGGAAGTACGTGACGTTATCAAAACAAGAGCATACACTCCATTTCAACTGTGGAGTGCTTTTGTTCGGATTTAGTTGACTTTTGTTGagtttcattaaatatttgtgttataaAAGTAGAACATCAAATAAAATTACTTTATGGGTAAACTCAACTCACAgagaattaagaaaacacaccTAAATAGgaaaaaacacttgaacaaaacGTCATCAATCTGACAAGACACATaagcagaaaaaataaagaaatgccAACGGATGTTTTTCTAGGGGACCCAAAAGAGTGATGAGCTTGGCTGTTGTTCAGTCTGCTGCCTGCCAGTGATGGGTAAACTTCACAAAGCATCTGACTGcagccaggttcatcacttttttgtGTCCTCTGGAAACATTTCCGGTGTCATTATCGCTATTTGTagtgcgttgagctctctcGGCCACCGTAGTAAGCAGACCCAATGTAATATACTTAGATGCTAAAATGCGTACTAAATTTAAAGAGTCTAATGTTCATGttaatatttgttgttgttgtttaatacTCGTATTGATGTATAATCTCATTGTTTTGCGCTCTGCTGTCATCGTTGGGGATTTAACTAAAGGACACCTCATTGACAGTCCAAGTCAACCAATTGCTGCCCCTGTCTCACGAACGACCTCTGGCGCCAGCCAATCAGGCAGCGCAGGGGGTGGGGCTCAGAGGTGAGTCTACTCCGCTCGTGAGTCTCGGTTCCACTGATCCACGGAGTGCTTGTGGTTCTGCGCGGAACCTCCGGacggactcgaaccctcaacccGCCCGAGCCGTAGGGAGGCCGGCAGGACTTCGACCTCCATTTCCGGGCCCGTGGTGACAGTTGtttggtggaggtggaggtggggggtgtTTACGTGGTTAGCTAACAGCGGCTGACTTCTCTCCACGCACCCGCAGCCCGCGCGCTGC
The window above is part of the Platichthys flesus chromosome 21, fPlaFle2.1, whole genome shotgun sequence genome. Proteins encoded here:
- the mrpl15 gene encoding large ribosomal subunit protein uL15m, with the translated sequence MSVPKLPGAKALGVLQTLPRISLANLRPEPGSKKEDRRRGRGQHGGNRSGRGHKGERQRGNRPRLGFEGGQTPFYLVIPKYGFNEGHSRRPQYQPLSLRRLQYLIDLGRVDTTQPIDLTQLVNGRGVTIQPLKRDYGVQLVDEGASKFAAKIHIEVQRASEGAIAAIERNGGVITTSFYDPISLGILIKPVPFFLRGQPIPKRMLPGQEMVPYYMNAENRGYMADPEKIHQARLALAQKYGYILPDISKDELYHMLSMRKDVRQIFFGLAPGWVVNMTEKKILKPTDEKLLKYYSS